cctttaagtggtttcaggtagaatcgaatggatttgaggtcaaatcaatcaatctggcctaagtgtaattttttaaaaatgcccgagggaggtcaaaacgataattttcgaaagtttcaagggagaaatgaaaagtactaatcttgagggtcttagtgatggtgttggaaagatcaggggcttgaggataaggaccaaaatgtaaaagaaaatttcatgggggccaaactgtaattttcagaaaatccGCACGcacatggcagatctggccgagattttggcctgaaATTCCAGCGATTTGGGCAGCCTAGGGTTGTtagggagtggcctagggtggtctaggaggcgtggggaagaagcctTAGCtggaaatcggccacgtgggggtcggatttggctataaatagccaagggttttggCCGAAAATGAAGCAGCAAATTGCTCGATTTCGAGGATGAATCGAGGGAatccaataaggggcttttgatccttgggtCAAGAGGAGAAATCCTGGTAAGTTTCATGAATTTTGGAAGTGGTTTGAAGGTGTTTTGGGGGCAGATAGGAAAAGGAGGCGGACGACCATACCGCACCTGAAACGGCCTGATCGAGGGTCTTGCCGGAGGTCTTTCGGCCTGAAAATGATGGCATCGAGATCGACTTGAAGAAAGCTTCCAGGAGGTGTGGTCGACATCAAATTTCGGTCGCCGGCCGACGACCAGCTTGTCGGAGAAGACAAGGCCCGTGCAGTGCACGCGCTATCCTCACTCGCAGAAACGCGCCTAGGCACGTGGGGATGGGTGCCATGTAGGTAAATTtcgattttttttccaaaattcttagaaaattattttatgaattattatgtaaaaatatttgagaaaacagatgtgtagatatttattttgaattattaagaagaaaaataggagaaaataagaaaatgtgagaaaattaaggagaaaattatattttaataattattgggTGATTAAGGTACCTTGcggcttgaggtgaagtgactcgtgTAAAGTGAGAAGAGgacacacaaatcgaggcaaaCCGCGCTTGtcgagaagaatttgaaatttcgccaaaggtgagtgttcgcccccaactatgttttgacttgtgagtggttctacccgaaaggTCCTTGAGTGAtatatgaatggtttactgtgaatgttcatcccCATGGCTTGGtctattatggttgtccaaacagttatttacacACGCATTAAATTTCGtatggtaaattgcatacatcgaaatgttgattttaagctatgcatgttatgattttcgacattggcttgttttgtgtcgttcatgtgggacgtgggttggtaacctgtgacgtagcccagagtaacagcactcgggatgcgtacctaggattaatacTAGGTGACTCACTTGGGACGGgcctgagacggacttcaccctacgggacccaagtggcggggctgagagtggacaccaccccggttgttggctcaagtggcggggctgcgagtggacactaccccaggttcctttgagcaatagcattaatgccgaggtgacgtcgattccgaggatagtgttgaagtgacactcttggggctagggttgcgttgggttttggattgcTTCTGAGTTGGAgtgtaaagcctaacaatgacaatggggtgattctcgggttcatatgtcgaggttgtccctcttaagtaggattgttttgccaatgggccgaagtggtcgggtcgcctttagagagattgcattttccctgattagggttaagtgctatgtgggattctcttaggctggtgcatgtcaggatttatcgattttatatatgattttgcacatctgcatgaaaatgtttttgaactcttacttagatgattcaacatctaatttggactatgtccttggaatattcaaacgttccaggagaaaacagtggcgccaagggaaagaatgtcatcgagatgtagctgctatgtttaatTTTCGtagattacgatgttcagaggttatgttatattttgatattttcatgtgaaacatcgatttggttattgtaaaggaattgtcggttatatatcattgaggtttcgatcttacttccgctgatgtgattgttaatacctgtcttagtttattcattattaaattttgatatgctaagaaggtacgatcgggattgacggaaaatgattatgatgaaggtatatgtatcgagagacttatgttgtgtgtttgatgttgaaaaaaaaaatattcccgaaatctcgagttaacgctcgcttgggaaaaatggggcgttacaactGATAGGAGTTGGTTTGCTctctcaaaattgaaaatctccTACTATCTAGAATCTATAGCTGAATTCTATTCTAGTCTACCTAAAAGCGcttctaaaaataaacaaaaagaatattttgttgATGATGTTAGGTTCAGATTCCAAGGCTAAGTCTACCTCTATACATCATCTTAGCTAAGGATTATGTCAACTCTTGGTGTATCATATAAGAGTTttaccattttttaaaattttttcgaAAACTCATACAATACTCTTAGTAATCTCCTTCCGGACAAAACTGTGTTTGCATATATGtattatgattataaaattaaattgcatttgcacggaaaggaaaatggaaatggAGAGGCTTAATAAATTgcgttttcttcattttttaatttttagttttgagttttaaattcattttcagttttctattttggtactgttttaaaaaaaatgaaaacgcattctctttgtcattttgaaaaactattttttaaaatagaaaattagaaaacgtattctctttaaaattttgaaaatatttttttaatgatattttatttaataaatttgattattaagtaaattataaatatttaatgttaatatattattaaatatatatatatattttaaagttaatgaattttataatatttttttattataataataaaatatgaataaataaataaataaatatgttttgaattttgagtttattttgaatgaaaatactccaaataactttttgttgttttgagttttctttacaaatttttttttttattttcaaaaatatatttttaaaaacagtaaagaaaactcgtttttattattttaaaaaattaaaaattaaaaataacttaaaaacacaaCCTATCTTGCACAAATATATGAATTAGATCCGCTGGGTGTTTCATGACCCGACCCTTTCAATTCACATTTGAAGATTTACATTGAAAACAATTTCCCtgttagagaaaaataaaaaagaaaaaagagaacaaaatgcagacattaagaaaataaataacaataaaacaaacttctttttttatttttctgaagagtaaaatgaaaaaaaaagggggggggcgggggggggagATTTACAAAGAGGGCGCGTCGGTTCCAATCCATGATTTTCCCGAGAAAATCCATCTCATTTTCTATCGAAGCCAGAAAAGAAAGTGACCGAAGGTAACCAAACGAAGCGTTCAAGCACTGAAGTTCGAGAAGAACGATATCTGCAGATCCATTCAAAGTCAAATTTGTTCTCCTTGGACCACTgtagcagagagagagagagagagggagagagattacACACGAAACCTGAAGAATCACCGTACGCGTTGCCCCTCTCCGGTTGCAATCTACAGTCCGTACACAATCAATCTCTTCACTGTTCCTTCTGCGAAGGGCTTCTCCAGAAACCTGCACCGGAGAACTGGCTCCACATCTCCGTCTCGAAATTGGCGGTCGCCGTCGCTTCGTCGCCGTCCTCGACCTCCGATTCCATCCAATCGATCTCCGATTCATCGAAGCTCAAGAACCTCCCAAGCCTCGGCGGCATCTGCTGCTGCTCCAtagccttcttcttccttttcattTGCCTCTTCCGCCTCTTCTTCTGCATCGCCTTCCGGCACAGCCCCGCCGGCACCTTGTACGCCGCCATCACCACCAGGTTCATCACCGAGCAGGGGAAGCAGCACCACACCGCCACGCACCCCGCCGTCGCCCCTCCCGCCACCTCCGCCATGCTCCGCCTCTCCGCCACCCTCTCGCCTAGCAGCGGCTGCTTCCGGTTCATCGTCGGGGACTGCATCCTCTGAGGATATTCAATTCGGATTCCGATCCTAATCAACCGAGAAAAATAGTGTGATTTTCCTGGAAAACTAACTTAATCTTTCGCAAAGCACCTTTTCCCGCACGATTGCGGAAAATAAGCGCGAGTGTTATGTCGTTGAATTAGCCATTGTAAGACGATCAGATCACCGATTCTCTACAGAAAACGAAGCAGCCC
This genomic stretch from Diospyros lotus cultivar Yz01 chromosome 1, ASM1463336v1, whole genome shotgun sequence harbors:
- the LOC127797422 gene encoding uncharacterized protein LOC127797422, giving the protein MQSPTMNRKQPLLGERVAERRSMAEVAGGATAGCVAVWCCFPCSVMNLVVMAAYKVPAGLCRKAMQKKRRKRQMKRKKKAMEQQQMPPRLGRFLSFDESEIDWMESEVEDGDEATATANFETEMWSQFSGAGFWRSPSQKEQ